Proteins from a genomic interval of Oreochromis aureus strain Israel breed Guangdong linkage group 6, ZZ_aureus, whole genome shotgun sequence:
- the LOC116325960 gene encoding zinc finger and BTB domain-containing protein 5 isoform X2, giving the protein MDFPGHFEQIFQQLNYQRVHGQLCDCVIVVGSRHFKAHRSVLAACSTHFRALFTVAEGDASMNMIQLDSEVVTAEAFAALVDMMYTSTLMLGESNVMDVLLAASHLHLNNVVKACKHYLTTRTLPMSPSSDRAAHHHPQQEQQRHRQQQHQQVADLAVNPTLAANANLAANAATSKLQRSFLLQQLGLSLVSSALGGMEDDRAGNVVGSRVVDQRASFPIRRFHKRKPSLALGLSEERPRQRQRPSAPNLGLLGEEGVNAEREDGALLSPDSHKMGDESKLDPAITGLAAASQDDPQMPSQSDSGRCEEENLGRIQGVNKEEDMDDQDQQDSRAGVKIKSGTEEEENEEEEQKVVVKREPLSSPEPADEISDVTSQAEGSDPPEPGCQEDEEKVELSPESSDRSFTSEPQPSSDSLLQPSSQLILKSSIGGGGTNGGGFGLSGKPGFSISSFLSQKDFATGSSGMVAGEDDLPNTTTGDAVAHRFLLRQEAAGTSGSASSSLLQSGPLSGESRSSFGDNLQADSLFLRPLHDGLGNPRGNGGNSRGGRGGVDPFDLEFQRSSLGLHSLGRPSRETGGVSGTGLSYPGYRRIAPKMTTGMGGEEAVGGILQDAASSSSSLAGPLLLNENGGYEMSGNRPTSLPPQLTRASADVLSKCKKALSEHNVLVVEGARKYACKICCKTFLTLTDCKKHIRVHTGEKPYACLKCGKRFSQSSHLYKHSKTTCLRWQNSNMSNALL; this is encoded by the exons ATGGATTTCCCAGGCCATTTTGAGCAGATCTTCCAGCAGCTGAACTATCAGCGTGTCCATGGTCAGCTTTGCGACTGTGTCATCGTGGTAGGCAGCCGACACTTTAAAGCCCACCGCTCCGTGCTGGCGGCCTGCAGCACCCACTTCAGAGCGCTGTTCACTGTCGCAGAGGGAGATGCTAGCATGAACATGATCCAGCTGGACAGCGAG GTGGTGACGGCCGAAGCCTTTGCCGCTCTCGTGGACATGATGTACACGTCAACACTGATGCTCGGGGAAAGCAATGTCATGGATGTTCTCCTCGCAGCTTCGCATCTGCACCTCAACAATGTGGTCAAGGCTTGCAAACACTACCTGACAACACGCACGCTGCCCATGTCCCCCTCATCCGACAGAGCTGCCCATCACCACccacagcaggagcagcagaggcacagacagcagcagcatcagcaagtagCTGATTTAGCAGTGAACCCGAcgttagcagctaatgctaacctTGCAGCAAATGCTGCCACTTCAAAGCTGCAGCGCTCCTTCTTACTGCAGCAGCTGGGGCTCAGCTTGGTGAGCTCTGCTTTGGGTGGGATGGAAGACGACCGGGCGGGAAATGTAGTTGGCAGTAGGGTGGTTGACCAGAGGGCCTCCTTCCCAATCCGACGCTTCCACAAACGAAAGCCCTCTCTGGCGTTGGGGCTTTCAGAGGAGAGACCCAGACAGAGACAGCGTCCTTCGGCGCCTAACCTCGGGTTGTTAGGAGAAGAAGGGGTGAACGCAGAGCGGGAGGATGGAGCACTTCTCTCCCCAGATTCCCACAAGATGGGGGACGAATCTAAACTTGACCCTGCGATCACTGGGTTAGCAGCTGCTTCCCAAGATGACCCTCAGATGCCGAGTCAGTCAGATAGTGGACGCTGCGAGGAGGAGAACTTGGGGAGAATTCAAGGAGTAAACAAAGAAGAGGACATGGATGACCAGGATCAGCAGGACAGCAGAGCAGGggtgaaaataaaatcaggaacagaggaggaggagaacgaagaggaggagcagaag GTGGTTGTTAAACGTGAGCCGCTAAGTTCTCCCGAGCCAGCTGATGAAATTAGCGACGTCACATCGCAGGCCGAAGGCAGTGATCCTCCTGAGCCTGGGTGCCAGGAGGACGAAGAGAAGGTGGAGCTGAGCCCAGAGAGCAGCGACCGCAGCTTCACTTCTGAACCCCAGCCCAGCTCCGACTCTCTTCTCCAGCCCAGCTCCCAGCTCATCCTCAAGAGCAGTATAGGAGGAGGAGGCACGAATGGAGGTGGTTTTGGACTGAGTGGCAAACCTGGGTTCAGCATTTCCAGCTTCCTCAGCCAAAAGGATTTTGCGACTGGCAGCTCAGGGATGGTTGCCGGAGAGGACGACCTTCCGAACACAACAACTGGGGATGCAGTAGCACATCGCTTTCTGCTGAGGCAGGAAGCTGCTGGCACTTCTGGCtctgcttcttcctctcttttGCAATCAGGCCCACTCAGTGGTGAGAGTAGAAGCAGTTTTGGAGATAATCTGCAAGCCGATTCTCTGTTCCTCCGCCCCCTGCATGATGGTTTAGGAAACCCCAGAGGAAATGGGGGAAATTCAAGAGGAGGACGTGGAGGAGTGGATCCTTTTGATTTGGAATTCCAGCGCTCGAGTTTGGGGCTTCATTCACTGGGACGGCCCTCAAGAGAGACAGGAGGAGTCAGCGGCACAGGTCTGAGTTATCCAGGCTACAGACGCATTGCTCCAAAAATGACCACTGGCATGGGAGGAGAAGAGGCAGTAGGGGGGATTCTTCAGGATgctgcctcctcttcatcaAGTCTAGCGGGTCCCCTGCTCCTCAATGAGAACGGAGGGTATGAGATGAGTGGCAACAGGCCCACCTCCCTCCCCCCTCAGCTCACCCGGGCCTCAGCAGACGTTCTGTCCAAGTGCAAAAAGGCTCTCTCAGAGCACAATGTCCTAGTGGTTGAAGGGGCACGAAAATATGCCTGCAAAATCTGCTGCAAAACATTCCTCACCCTGACTGACTGCAAGAAACACATCCGTGTCCACACGGGAGAGAAACCCTACGCATGTCTGAAGTGTGGAAAACGCTTCAGCCAGTCTTCACACCTATACAAGCATTCCAAGACCACCTGTCTGCGCTGGCAGAACAGTAACATGTCCAATGCCCTGCTGTAG
- the polr1e gene encoding DNA-directed RNA polymerase I subunit RPA49, protein MTTVMAASCSFVCCGEEREADKAVVVRFSNGSVQNADKLDFSMLKNTEESNPRKKTRRILVAESDRLSYVGQNFGVGSMKCNNLCKYYVGVLNKQTMTMEVHEAQLFNMQPVIPGETTDSAKPQDTTQTYREKVDLLIEAFGTNKQKRALSSRRLNQVGSETLQQAVAKAANTVIGEKGLEALQQEVADADSQGDLALHLPPCNANADKREDVYPFDELLSPVEFGALEQGGAKMAALTPEELKKMKDDGRCLSIVKHLENLPTESESRDKTARCAFYLSLLLKLARERNITRKFGQEEGCPRIIQGKLFKTFTVETFNNGRIHNMVSSSMRVKLAAYCLALLLHMGNMTADLTLLHRDLGITEARMTEVAKSMRLTLVKPARGKGDNIELQDDSRLAALVLPLIKYDHFTERRKRKKMH, encoded by the exons ATGACAACAGTCATGGCCGCCTCCTGCTCGTTTGTGTGCTGCGGAGAGGAGAGAGAAGCCGATAAAGCTGTCGTCG TCCGCTTTTCTAACGGCAGCGTCCAAAATGCAGACAAGCTGGATTTCAGCATGTTGAAGAACACGGAGGAAAGTAACCCCAGGAAAAAGACCAGGCGGATACTG gttGCCGAGTCAGACAGACTGTCCTATGTGGGGCAGAACTTTGGAGTGGGGTCCAtgaagtgcaataatctttgcAA ATATTATGTGGGCGTGCTGAACAAGCAGACCATGACGATGGAGGTGCACGAAGCTCAGCTGTTCAACATGCAACCAGTTATACCAG GAGAGACAACAGACAGTGCAAAACCCCAGGACACTACTCAGACCTACAGAGAAAAG GTTGACTTATTGATTGAGGCCTTTGGTaccaacaagcagaagagagcTCTGAGCTCTCGCAGGCTGAATCAGGTGGGCAGTGAAACCCTTCAGCAAGCAGTGGCAAAGGCTGCCAACACTGTGATTGGCGAGAAGGGTCTGGAAG CTTTGCAGCAAGAAGTGGCTGACGCAGATTCGCAAGGAGACCTGGCTCTGCATCTTCCCCCCTGCAATGCAAACGCAGACAAACGAGAGGACGTCTATCCATTTGATGAGC TCTTGAGCCCAGTGGAGTTTGGTGCTTTGGAGCAGGGTGGTGCCAAAATGGCAGCACTCACCCCCGAAGAGCTGAAGAAGATGAAAGATGATGGAAG GTGCCTGAGTATTGTGAAGCATCTAGAGAATCTGCCAACTGAAAGTGAAAGCCGAGACAAAACAGCACGCTGTGCTTTctacctctctctgctcctcaaACTGGCTCGGGAGAGGAACATCACCCGCAAGT TTGGGCAAGAGGAAGGCTGCCCTCGCATCATCCAGGGCAAACTCTTTAAAACGTTCACCGTGGAGACCTTCAACAATGGCAG AATCCATAACATGGTGTCATCGTCAATGCGGGTCAAACTAGCAGCATACTGCTTAGCTCTACTGCTGCATATGGGTAACATGACAGCTGACCTCACATTACTGCATCGTGACCTGGGAATCACTGAGGCAAG GATGACTGAAGTCGCAAAGTCAATGAGACTGACCTTGGTGAAACCAGCCCGAGGCAAGGGTGATAACATTGAACTACaagatgacagcagattggCCGCCCTCGTTCTGCCTCTGATCAAATACGATCACTTCACTGAGAGACGGAAACGCAAAAAGATGCACTGA
- the LOC116325960 gene encoding zinc finger and BTB domain-containing protein 5 isoform X4, which produces MDFPGHFEQIFQQLNYQRVHGQLCDCVIVVGSRHFKAHRSVLAACSTHFRALFTVAEGDASMNMIQLDSEVVTAEAFAALVDMMYTSTLMLGESNVMDVLLAASHLHLNNVVKACKHYLTTRTLPMSPSSDRAAHHHPQQEQQRHRQQQHQQVADLAVNPTLAANANLAANAATSKLQRSFLLQQLGLSLVSSALGGMEDDRAGNVVGSRVVDQRASFPIRRFHKRKPSLALGLSEERPRQRQRPSAPNLGLLGEEGVNAEREDGALLSPDSHKMGDESKLDPAITGLAAASQDDPQMPSQSDSGRCEEENLGRIQGVNKEEDMDDQDQQDSRAGVKIKSGTEEEENEEEEQKVKLQVVVKREPLSSPEPADEISDVTSQAEGSDPPEPGCQEDEEKVELSPESSDRSFTSEPQPSSDSLLQPSSQLILKSSIGGGGTNGGGFGLSGKPGFSISSFLSQKDFATGSSGMVAGEDDLPNTTTGDAVAHRFLLRQEAAGTSGSASSSLLQSGPLSGESRSSFGDNLQADSLFLRPLHDGLGNPRGNGGNSRGGRGGVDPFDLEFQRSSLGLHSLGRPSRETGGVSGTGLSYPGYRRIAPKMTTGMGGEEAVGGILQDAASSSSSLAGPLLLNENGGYEMSGNRPTSLPPQLTRASADVLSKCKKALSEHNVLVVEGARKYACKICCKTFLTLTDCKKHIRVHTGEKPYACLKCGKRFSQSSHLYKHSKTTCLRWQNSNMSNALL; this is translated from the exons ATGGATTTCCCAGGCCATTTTGAGCAGATCTTCCAGCAGCTGAACTATCAGCGTGTCCATGGTCAGCTTTGCGACTGTGTCATCGTGGTAGGCAGCCGACACTTTAAAGCCCACCGCTCCGTGCTGGCGGCCTGCAGCACCCACTTCAGAGCGCTGTTCACTGTCGCAGAGGGAGATGCTAGCATGAACATGATCCAGCTGGACAGCGAG GTGGTGACGGCCGAAGCCTTTGCCGCTCTCGTGGACATGATGTACACGTCAACACTGATGCTCGGGGAAAGCAATGTCATGGATGTTCTCCTCGCAGCTTCGCATCTGCACCTCAACAATGTGGTCAAGGCTTGCAAACACTACCTGACAACACGCACGCTGCCCATGTCCCCCTCATCCGACAGAGCTGCCCATCACCACccacagcaggagcagcagaggcacagacagcagcagcatcagcaagtagCTGATTTAGCAGTGAACCCGAcgttagcagctaatgctaacctTGCAGCAAATGCTGCCACTTCAAAGCTGCAGCGCTCCTTCTTACTGCAGCAGCTGGGGCTCAGCTTGGTGAGCTCTGCTTTGGGTGGGATGGAAGACGACCGGGCGGGAAATGTAGTTGGCAGTAGGGTGGTTGACCAGAGGGCCTCCTTCCCAATCCGACGCTTCCACAAACGAAAGCCCTCTCTGGCGTTGGGGCTTTCAGAGGAGAGACCCAGACAGAGACAGCGTCCTTCGGCGCCTAACCTCGGGTTGTTAGGAGAAGAAGGGGTGAACGCAGAGCGGGAGGATGGAGCACTTCTCTCCCCAGATTCCCACAAGATGGGGGACGAATCTAAACTTGACCCTGCGATCACTGGGTTAGCAGCTGCTTCCCAAGATGACCCTCAGATGCCGAGTCAGTCAGATAGTGGACGCTGCGAGGAGGAGAACTTGGGGAGAATTCAAGGAGTAAACAAAGAAGAGGACATGGATGACCAGGATCAGCAGGACAGCAGAGCAGGggtgaaaataaaatcaggaacagaggaggaggagaacgaagaggaggagcagaaggtaaagctacag GTGGTTGTTAAACGTGAGCCGCTAAGTTCTCCCGAGCCAGCTGATGAAATTAGCGACGTCACATCGCAGGCCGAAGGCAGTGATCCTCCTGAGCCTGGGTGCCAGGAGGACGAAGAGAAGGTGGAGCTGAGCCCAGAGAGCAGCGACCGCAGCTTCACTTCTGAACCCCAGCCCAGCTCCGACTCTCTTCTCCAGCCCAGCTCCCAGCTCATCCTCAAGAGCAGTATAGGAGGAGGAGGCACGAATGGAGGTGGTTTTGGACTGAGTGGCAAACCTGGGTTCAGCATTTCCAGCTTCCTCAGCCAAAAGGATTTTGCGACTGGCAGCTCAGGGATGGTTGCCGGAGAGGACGACCTTCCGAACACAACAACTGGGGATGCAGTAGCACATCGCTTTCTGCTGAGGCAGGAAGCTGCTGGCACTTCTGGCtctgcttcttcctctcttttGCAATCAGGCCCACTCAGTGGTGAGAGTAGAAGCAGTTTTGGAGATAATCTGCAAGCCGATTCTCTGTTCCTCCGCCCCCTGCATGATGGTTTAGGAAACCCCAGAGGAAATGGGGGAAATTCAAGAGGAGGACGTGGAGGAGTGGATCCTTTTGATTTGGAATTCCAGCGCTCGAGTTTGGGGCTTCATTCACTGGGACGGCCCTCAAGAGAGACAGGAGGAGTCAGCGGCACAGGTCTGAGTTATCCAGGCTACAGACGCATTGCTCCAAAAATGACCACTGGCATGGGAGGAGAAGAGGCAGTAGGGGGGATTCTTCAGGATgctgcctcctcttcatcaAGTCTAGCGGGTCCCCTGCTCCTCAATGAGAACGGAGGGTATGAGATGAGTGGCAACAGGCCCACCTCCCTCCCCCCTCAGCTCACCCGGGCCTCAGCAGACGTTCTGTCCAAGTGCAAAAAGGCTCTCTCAGAGCACAATGTCCTAGTGGTTGAAGGGGCACGAAAATATGCCTGCAAAATCTGCTGCAAAACATTCCTCACCCTGACTGACTGCAAGAAACACATCCGTGTCCACACGGGAGAGAAACCCTACGCATGTCTGAAGTGTGGAAAACGCTTCAGCCAGTCTTCACACCTATACAAGCATTCCAAGACCACCTGTCTGCGCTGGCAGAACAGTAACATGTCCAATGCCCTGCTGTAG
- the LOC116325960 gene encoding zinc finger and BTB domain-containing protein 5 isoform X1 yields the protein MDAKKRYSAAPAMDFPGHFEQIFQQLNYQRVHGQLCDCVIVVGSRHFKAHRSVLAACSTHFRALFTVAEGDASMNMIQLDSEVVTAEAFAALVDMMYTSTLMLGESNVMDVLLAASHLHLNNVVKACKHYLTTRTLPMSPSSDRAAHHHPQQEQQRHRQQQHQQVADLAVNPTLAANANLAANAATSKLQRSFLLQQLGLSLVSSALGGMEDDRAGNVVGSRVVDQRASFPIRRFHKRKPSLALGLSEERPRQRQRPSAPNLGLLGEEGVNAEREDGALLSPDSHKMGDESKLDPAITGLAAASQDDPQMPSQSDSGRCEEENLGRIQGVNKEEDMDDQDQQDSRAGVKIKSGTEEEENEEEEQKVKLQVVVKREPLSSPEPADEISDVTSQAEGSDPPEPGCQEDEEKVELSPESSDRSFTSEPQPSSDSLLQPSSQLILKSSIGGGGTNGGGFGLSGKPGFSISSFLSQKDFATGSSGMVAGEDDLPNTTTGDAVAHRFLLRQEAAGTSGSASSSLLQSGPLSGESRSSFGDNLQADSLFLRPLHDGLGNPRGNGGNSRGGRGGVDPFDLEFQRSSLGLHSLGRPSRETGGVSGTGLSYPGYRRIAPKMTTGMGGEEAVGGILQDAASSSSSLAGPLLLNENGGYEMSGNRPTSLPPQLTRASADVLSKCKKALSEHNVLVVEGARKYACKICCKTFLTLTDCKKHIRVHTGEKPYACLKCGKRFSQSSHLYKHSKTTCLRWQNSNMSNALL from the exons ATGGACGCGAAAAAGAGGTACAGCGCCGCCCC gGCCATGGATTTCCCAGGCCATTTTGAGCAGATCTTCCAGCAGCTGAACTATCAGCGTGTCCATGGTCAGCTTTGCGACTGTGTCATCGTGGTAGGCAGCCGACACTTTAAAGCCCACCGCTCCGTGCTGGCGGCCTGCAGCACCCACTTCAGAGCGCTGTTCACTGTCGCAGAGGGAGATGCTAGCATGAACATGATCCAGCTGGACAGCGAG GTGGTGACGGCCGAAGCCTTTGCCGCTCTCGTGGACATGATGTACACGTCAACACTGATGCTCGGGGAAAGCAATGTCATGGATGTTCTCCTCGCAGCTTCGCATCTGCACCTCAACAATGTGGTCAAGGCTTGCAAACACTACCTGACAACACGCACGCTGCCCATGTCCCCCTCATCCGACAGAGCTGCCCATCACCACccacagcaggagcagcagaggcacagacagcagcagcatcagcaagtagCTGATTTAGCAGTGAACCCGAcgttagcagctaatgctaacctTGCAGCAAATGCTGCCACTTCAAAGCTGCAGCGCTCCTTCTTACTGCAGCAGCTGGGGCTCAGCTTGGTGAGCTCTGCTTTGGGTGGGATGGAAGACGACCGGGCGGGAAATGTAGTTGGCAGTAGGGTGGTTGACCAGAGGGCCTCCTTCCCAATCCGACGCTTCCACAAACGAAAGCCCTCTCTGGCGTTGGGGCTTTCAGAGGAGAGACCCAGACAGAGACAGCGTCCTTCGGCGCCTAACCTCGGGTTGTTAGGAGAAGAAGGGGTGAACGCAGAGCGGGAGGATGGAGCACTTCTCTCCCCAGATTCCCACAAGATGGGGGACGAATCTAAACTTGACCCTGCGATCACTGGGTTAGCAGCTGCTTCCCAAGATGACCCTCAGATGCCGAGTCAGTCAGATAGTGGACGCTGCGAGGAGGAGAACTTGGGGAGAATTCAAGGAGTAAACAAAGAAGAGGACATGGATGACCAGGATCAGCAGGACAGCAGAGCAGGggtgaaaataaaatcaggaacagaggaggaggagaacgaagaggaggagcagaaggtaaagctacag GTGGTTGTTAAACGTGAGCCGCTAAGTTCTCCCGAGCCAGCTGATGAAATTAGCGACGTCACATCGCAGGCCGAAGGCAGTGATCCTCCTGAGCCTGGGTGCCAGGAGGACGAAGAGAAGGTGGAGCTGAGCCCAGAGAGCAGCGACCGCAGCTTCACTTCTGAACCCCAGCCCAGCTCCGACTCTCTTCTCCAGCCCAGCTCCCAGCTCATCCTCAAGAGCAGTATAGGAGGAGGAGGCACGAATGGAGGTGGTTTTGGACTGAGTGGCAAACCTGGGTTCAGCATTTCCAGCTTCCTCAGCCAAAAGGATTTTGCGACTGGCAGCTCAGGGATGGTTGCCGGAGAGGACGACCTTCCGAACACAACAACTGGGGATGCAGTAGCACATCGCTTTCTGCTGAGGCAGGAAGCTGCTGGCACTTCTGGCtctgcttcttcctctcttttGCAATCAGGCCCACTCAGTGGTGAGAGTAGAAGCAGTTTTGGAGATAATCTGCAAGCCGATTCTCTGTTCCTCCGCCCCCTGCATGATGGTTTAGGAAACCCCAGAGGAAATGGGGGAAATTCAAGAGGAGGACGTGGAGGAGTGGATCCTTTTGATTTGGAATTCCAGCGCTCGAGTTTGGGGCTTCATTCACTGGGACGGCCCTCAAGAGAGACAGGAGGAGTCAGCGGCACAGGTCTGAGTTATCCAGGCTACAGACGCATTGCTCCAAAAATGACCACTGGCATGGGAGGAGAAGAGGCAGTAGGGGGGATTCTTCAGGATgctgcctcctcttcatcaAGTCTAGCGGGTCCCCTGCTCCTCAATGAGAACGGAGGGTATGAGATGAGTGGCAACAGGCCCACCTCCCTCCCCCCTCAGCTCACCCGGGCCTCAGCAGACGTTCTGTCCAAGTGCAAAAAGGCTCTCTCAGAGCACAATGTCCTAGTGGTTGAAGGGGCACGAAAATATGCCTGCAAAATCTGCTGCAAAACATTCCTCACCCTGACTGACTGCAAGAAACACATCCGTGTCCACACGGGAGAGAAACCCTACGCATGTCTGAAGTGTGGAAAACGCTTCAGCCAGTCTTCACACCTATACAAGCATTCCAAGACCACCTGTCTGCGCTGGCAGAACAGTAACATGTCCAATGCCCTGCTGTAG
- the LOC116325960 gene encoding zinc finger and BTB domain-containing protein 5 isoform X3: MDAKKRAMDFPGHFEQIFQQLNYQRVHGQLCDCVIVVGSRHFKAHRSVLAACSTHFRALFTVAEGDASMNMIQLDSEVVTAEAFAALVDMMYTSTLMLGESNVMDVLLAASHLHLNNVVKACKHYLTTRTLPMSPSSDRAAHHHPQQEQQRHRQQQHQQVADLAVNPTLAANANLAANAATSKLQRSFLLQQLGLSLVSSALGGMEDDRAGNVVGSRVVDQRASFPIRRFHKRKPSLALGLSEERPRQRQRPSAPNLGLLGEEGVNAEREDGALLSPDSHKMGDESKLDPAITGLAAASQDDPQMPSQSDSGRCEEENLGRIQGVNKEEDMDDQDQQDSRAGVKIKSGTEEEENEEEEQKVKLQVVVKREPLSSPEPADEISDVTSQAEGSDPPEPGCQEDEEKVELSPESSDRSFTSEPQPSSDSLLQPSSQLILKSSIGGGGTNGGGFGLSGKPGFSISSFLSQKDFATGSSGMVAGEDDLPNTTTGDAVAHRFLLRQEAAGTSGSASSSLLQSGPLSGESRSSFGDNLQADSLFLRPLHDGLGNPRGNGGNSRGGRGGVDPFDLEFQRSSLGLHSLGRPSRETGGVSGTGLSYPGYRRIAPKMTTGMGGEEAVGGILQDAASSSSSLAGPLLLNENGGYEMSGNRPTSLPPQLTRASADVLSKCKKALSEHNVLVVEGARKYACKICCKTFLTLTDCKKHIRVHTGEKPYACLKCGKRFSQSSHLYKHSKTTCLRWQNSNMSNALL, translated from the exons ATGGACGCGAAAAAGAG gGCCATGGATTTCCCAGGCCATTTTGAGCAGATCTTCCAGCAGCTGAACTATCAGCGTGTCCATGGTCAGCTTTGCGACTGTGTCATCGTGGTAGGCAGCCGACACTTTAAAGCCCACCGCTCCGTGCTGGCGGCCTGCAGCACCCACTTCAGAGCGCTGTTCACTGTCGCAGAGGGAGATGCTAGCATGAACATGATCCAGCTGGACAGCGAG GTGGTGACGGCCGAAGCCTTTGCCGCTCTCGTGGACATGATGTACACGTCAACACTGATGCTCGGGGAAAGCAATGTCATGGATGTTCTCCTCGCAGCTTCGCATCTGCACCTCAACAATGTGGTCAAGGCTTGCAAACACTACCTGACAACACGCACGCTGCCCATGTCCCCCTCATCCGACAGAGCTGCCCATCACCACccacagcaggagcagcagaggcacagacagcagcagcatcagcaagtagCTGATTTAGCAGTGAACCCGAcgttagcagctaatgctaacctTGCAGCAAATGCTGCCACTTCAAAGCTGCAGCGCTCCTTCTTACTGCAGCAGCTGGGGCTCAGCTTGGTGAGCTCTGCTTTGGGTGGGATGGAAGACGACCGGGCGGGAAATGTAGTTGGCAGTAGGGTGGTTGACCAGAGGGCCTCCTTCCCAATCCGACGCTTCCACAAACGAAAGCCCTCTCTGGCGTTGGGGCTTTCAGAGGAGAGACCCAGACAGAGACAGCGTCCTTCGGCGCCTAACCTCGGGTTGTTAGGAGAAGAAGGGGTGAACGCAGAGCGGGAGGATGGAGCACTTCTCTCCCCAGATTCCCACAAGATGGGGGACGAATCTAAACTTGACCCTGCGATCACTGGGTTAGCAGCTGCTTCCCAAGATGACCCTCAGATGCCGAGTCAGTCAGATAGTGGACGCTGCGAGGAGGAGAACTTGGGGAGAATTCAAGGAGTAAACAAAGAAGAGGACATGGATGACCAGGATCAGCAGGACAGCAGAGCAGGggtgaaaataaaatcaggaacagaggaggaggagaacgaagaggaggagcagaaggtaaagctacag GTGGTTGTTAAACGTGAGCCGCTAAGTTCTCCCGAGCCAGCTGATGAAATTAGCGACGTCACATCGCAGGCCGAAGGCAGTGATCCTCCTGAGCCTGGGTGCCAGGAGGACGAAGAGAAGGTGGAGCTGAGCCCAGAGAGCAGCGACCGCAGCTTCACTTCTGAACCCCAGCCCAGCTCCGACTCTCTTCTCCAGCCCAGCTCCCAGCTCATCCTCAAGAGCAGTATAGGAGGAGGAGGCACGAATGGAGGTGGTTTTGGACTGAGTGGCAAACCTGGGTTCAGCATTTCCAGCTTCCTCAGCCAAAAGGATTTTGCGACTGGCAGCTCAGGGATGGTTGCCGGAGAGGACGACCTTCCGAACACAACAACTGGGGATGCAGTAGCACATCGCTTTCTGCTGAGGCAGGAAGCTGCTGGCACTTCTGGCtctgcttcttcctctcttttGCAATCAGGCCCACTCAGTGGTGAGAGTAGAAGCAGTTTTGGAGATAATCTGCAAGCCGATTCTCTGTTCCTCCGCCCCCTGCATGATGGTTTAGGAAACCCCAGAGGAAATGGGGGAAATTCAAGAGGAGGACGTGGAGGAGTGGATCCTTTTGATTTGGAATTCCAGCGCTCGAGTTTGGGGCTTCATTCACTGGGACGGCCCTCAAGAGAGACAGGAGGAGTCAGCGGCACAGGTCTGAGTTATCCAGGCTACAGACGCATTGCTCCAAAAATGACCACTGGCATGGGAGGAGAAGAGGCAGTAGGGGGGATTCTTCAGGATgctgcctcctcttcatcaAGTCTAGCGGGTCCCCTGCTCCTCAATGAGAACGGAGGGTATGAGATGAGTGGCAACAGGCCCACCTCCCTCCCCCCTCAGCTCACCCGGGCCTCAGCAGACGTTCTGTCCAAGTGCAAAAAGGCTCTCTCAGAGCACAATGTCCTAGTGGTTGAAGGGGCACGAAAATATGCCTGCAAAATCTGCTGCAAAACATTCCTCACCCTGACTGACTGCAAGAAACACATCCGTGTCCACACGGGAGAGAAACCCTACGCATGTCTGAAGTGTGGAAAACGCTTCAGCCAGTCTTCACACCTATACAAGCATTCCAAGACCACCTGTCTGCGCTGGCAGAACAGTAACATGTCCAATGCCCTGCTGTAG